In Aspergillus oryzae RIB40 DNA, chromosome 6, one genomic interval encodes:
- a CDS encoding uncharacterized protein (predicted protein): MRPKTDTSWLDVGVGENGSYVIRDYGRLDEVVSELTQPRQQYPFLSVFLGGKNKDIALQAIFPQNNIRRTQPSSRIGLRYDITSSNSESPILFADGNVTPTKGVLGAMPGVHDYPITWPISSTDNASRLVYARLIFLFADLVCLFADDFPDLMSVAHFLVDCVSMRSASPMPVAVRPRVLVVLMGNPDRSERNGPLQQFYKQLYEADSTHLSECFSHINVVYLDPIQSDSLRGGIERSCCALSRSGSSGRMQIRDPTLFPSVCANIRPLSTRNDVYVFHPLLSFVLSGFSLFIRLA, translated from the exons ATGCGTCCGAAAACCGACACCAGCTGGCTAGACGTGGGTGTGGGTGAGAATGGAAGCTATGTCATCCGGGATTACGGACGACTAGACGAAGTGGTCTCCGAGTTGACTCAACCCCGCCAACAGTATCCTTTCTTATCGGTATTCCTAGGTGGGAAGAACAAAGACATTGCGCTCCAGGCAATTTTCCCCCAAAACAATATCAGAAGGACCCAGCCTAGCTCGCGAATTGGTTTGCGGTACGATATAACATCCTCCAACAGTGAGAGTCCGATTTTATTCGCCGATGGCAACGTTACTCCCACCAAGGGTGTCTTAGGCGCTATGCCAGGGGTACATGATTACCCGATCACATGGCCCATCAGCTCCACCGATAATGCATCGAGATTGGTCTATGCACGgttaatttttctttttgctgaTCTCGTGTGCCTTTTCGCCGACGATTTCCCAGACCTTATGTCAGTAGCTCATTTCTTGGTAGACTGCGTTTCCATGCGATCTGCATCGCCGATGCCTGTTGCGGTCCGACCACGGGTGCTTGTGGTTCTAATGGGCAACCCAGACCGCAGCGAACGCAACGGCCCACTTCAACAATTCTATAAGCAACTTTACGAGGCCGACTCCACCCACCTCTCTGAGTGCTTTTCCCATATCAATGTTGTATACCTTGACCCCATCCAGTCCGATTCCTTAAG GGGCGGGATTGAGCGATCATGTTGCGCACTTTCTCGAAGTGGGTCATCGGGAAGAATGCAAATTCGAGATCCTACTCTCTTCCCTAGTGTCTGCGCTAATATTAGACCACTGTCTACCCGGAATGATGTGTATGTCTTCCACccactcctttcctttgttctctcgggtttctctctcttcatccgattGGCT TGA